The window AGTTTCTAATTCTGCCCTCTCTATCCACAATACCTGGAGCTGGCTAAAACCTCCTACCTCCGGCCTCCAAGTATCACCCATGAATGCATTTTCTTTCAACTTTAGAACCTCAAGGGATTCCAATTGCCCTAATCTATCCGCCTCACTCCATGGAAACTTTGTGTTAGCCAAAGTTAACTTCTTCACTGTACGTACAAGTCTAAAGAATGCTGGAGGGAGATGAAGCGATTTATTCATGTAAAGAGCATCATTCAACAGTTTCAGATGTTCCAGGCACTTTAACTCTTCAAGATTGCTGATTCCACCTCTGGTTTCAAGAAAAACCGCCATTTGACCTCGAATACCCAACTTTTTTAGATTACACGCCTTAGCGAGTACATCTTTCTTGCAACTTTCTGGTGAAACCATAGAAAGAGTTTGTAGACAAGAAGCTTTACCTGTTGTGGTAGTAGGTGATGGCAATTTTGCAGGTATGTTGGTGTGCAGATGCCGCAGCTGTAACATGTTCCATATTTCTGCTTTTACGTCAATGGTGGGCTCTGAGGTACTTGTATTAAGTATTAGAGTTTGTAGATTCCAAAATTTACCAAAGGTTGGAGGAAGGGACTTAAAGTCACCTGAGATAGCAATATACCTCAAATGAAATAATTGGTTAAAGTCCTTGGAGAAAAGAAATTTGAGAGATTCAACGTCCAAGACCCTAATAAGTGGAAATGCTTTGTGAATGAGTTTTATGTCATTAGGAGACAACtcaatttgtttttgttttgaggaaaaaCAATAGAAAGATCTCACATGTTCTGCAAAAGGTCTTGTGGAGAGAAAGTCATACAGAACAGAGGGTTCACTACACAATCGGCGGCTAGTATCTTGGTCCTGTATAGAAGGAATAACATTATCAGGTGTTTTACATATTTCATGAAAAAGCCATTTGTTAGTAGCCTCCTTTCTGCAAAACTCGTGCAACATATCATGAAGACGGCATGCTTTAATTTGACCATCAGACCTCTTTTGCATCAATATCAGTAAATTTCTATTAACAAGATCGTTCAAATGAAGCTCAGCGATCTCCTCAAGAGTGTATGTTTGTTGGGGCTTTATTAACCCTTCCGCTATCCACATGCGAATCAATTTCCAAGAAGCAATATCAAAGCCTCGTGGAAAGATACCACAATACAAGAAGCATGTCTGCACTTCTTGGGgcaaacgatcataactcatcTGTACAAATTTCAAGCAGCTCTCTTGGCTATTCTTATAAAGATGTTGTGCCACATTTTTCTGAACTCTTTGCCAATCACTTTTGTTGGGACGACCTCTTAATGCTCCTGCAATTACCACTACTGCAAGTGGTACTCCATCACAGCTTCCTGCAATTTTTTCTCCAAGTCCAACTAATTCATCAGGACAGCTTCCGTTTCCAAAAACTCTCTTTACCAACAATTCAAAACTTTCTTGTGGAGTCAAAAATTTCAGATCATGAGGATCTGGATTGGCATAAGTAGCCAGATATACGTCACGTGTGGTCATCATGATTCGATGCCCCTTTTTGTTTTCTGGGAAAACTTTCTTTACGTAATCAATAACTATTGCTTCCCACACATCATCCAAAACTATGAAACACCTGCCGCCTTTACTCATATAAACACTAATTACATTAGCTAATGTGTCCACATCGTCATTGAGATGATCTTCTATGCGTTTTGTGAAGAATTTgagaatattaagaaaaatatcctTTATTTTGTAAGATTGTCCGATGTAAACCCAAATGATGCTGAAAAATTCATATGAAAGCTTAGAATCATTGTAGATTTTCCTTGCTAGTGTAGTTTTTCCAAGACCGGGCATACCCACTACTGGAACAATGTCCAGAGATTCTGCCGGTCCTTCAAAAAGTCGCTTGATCACTTTGTTAGCTTCTTCATCAAAGCCAACCACTTCATCATCCTCCAAAGAAGGCCCTTTTTTAAACATAATCAAATGGAGATTGCAGAAATCAGAGTGATAGTCTTCTTATTTTTCCAACTGTAGCTACAAGTATTCTAAACTTCCGTAAGATATAACAATTTGCAACATTATATTAAAATGACTGAGAGAGTGTCTTTTTgacaaaattcatttgaaacttgCAAATTAGTGAtgttttaatccaaaaattcagAATTTCAGATTGTTGGAATAACTTTAAATCCTCATTCTGCCTTTGATGGAAACTAGGAAGGGGCTGGGTCATTCCGGCCCATGTGCAAGCTCAAGTCTCGGCTGACCAATGCACCGACCTACACCGATTATTTGTAATATgtttttttaaggaaaattatTCTTACAAAGTTGGAAATGGTTAAATTTTTAAGAGGATGCTAGTTTGtctgatttacatgattttacattTTGTTATACCATTTGATcatagattttcaaatattttagacAAGGCAGTTTTATatgaagttttaatattatttcaccGTAGTTTTTGAGAAATATATTTCACatttacaaaaagataaaaaaataggaTTTATACTTGTAagttcaaaaaattattaaaaatacctATAAGTTCAACACAAAGATATCATTTTATAATGAACTATATAATacgggaaaaaaaaaaaaaaagcaaaacgGAGAACAAGAaagacataaacaacaaaagttAACAAGTCGCACATGATTATCAAGTAGAAAAATGAACGGATGTGTCTAATTaactaaaaaagagaaaagtaaaaaagggATTTCGTCAAATTACAAGTGGTTACAAAGATACATAACTGgggaaaaatttaaataataatggcagtgacaagctatctttatagATAGGGATGGTTTAACGAGGGGTTGGTTAGATAAATTATAGTTGGAGTAATAATTGGtgagttttttttaataaaatataaatgtttgggagaaattttaaattcttaaaaagaacccaaaaataaaaaaaattccccAAAACCACTTTTTCTAGTTTGTGAGATTTTGGTgtttttatcaaaaattgataaattcaATGGCCAAACAAAATTGGTCCAAAACTACTTAAGATATTTATGTCAATCAGGTTCGAATCATGTTTTTTTTTCGTGAGATCCAATTTGACAAACTCAGTCCCTAGAAGAGCGCTTGACCCAGGCTCACATTAAAATCAAATACTAGTAACTAAGGGGATTAGTACCCACAACCAAGAAGGTCAATAAAAGTTTTACAAATACTTCTAATTCATTAGACCaaaaagacattttatatatGGATTTTCAGcatataattcttatatatttactagatttatgtatataaatactaGATCTCTACAAAAATTACTGAATTTCCGAAACCCCCATTCGAGCCCCTAGATCCGCCCCTGCTTGTTGACAAGCTTATTTGGATTTGGGTATGAGGCATACCTGTGTCAGTTCATGCCCTTTTTTAGGCAACTCAAGTACTGGTTTAGGCTGGAAAGCATCTTTATTGTCTTCTCGAAGTTTTTTAACCTTCTCATGAATGGCTTTGATCTCAGCTGCAAGAGCCCTGACCGTTGCAAGATGACTTACATCAAAGAATCTTCCCACCTTATTCTTATCTCGGTGTAGTTTCGCCTGAACCAGAAACTTATCAATCACATCCTCGGCTTTGAATACCATTCTTTGAATATCCTGAACTAACTGTTCCCACTGATTACTGTCACTGTGGAACTTGGCAGCATcgtcaaggaaggctttcaaacgTTTAACTTCTTCCAACAAAAGCTTGAAGTCGTCGTCAACACCTTTAATCAGCTCAACATTATCACTTAATAGTTGCAACAAATTCTCCACAAAAAAATTCACCACACGATCTGCCATATTCGAGGATTATTTTTAAAGAAGATAGATTTGGTAATGAGATAGATGTTCATTTCATCGCAGCTAGCTAGCTGAATTATTTAATCAAGTCTTCCTGAATTCTAATTTTGGATGCACCCACCACCAACTAGTACAATTTAACAACTCTAATATATA of the Capsicum annuum cultivar UCD-10X-F1 chromosome 11, UCD10Xv1.1, whole genome shotgun sequence genome contains:
- the LOC107847540 gene encoding putative late blight resistance protein homolog R1A-3, which produces MADRVVNFFVENLLQLLSDNVELIKGVDDDFKLLLEEVKRLKAFLDDAAKFHSDSNQWEQLVQDIQRMVFKAEDVIDKFLVQAKLHRDKNKVGRFFDVSHLATVRALAAEIKAIHEKVKKLREDNKDAFQPKPVLELPKKGHELTQGPSLEDDEVVGFDEEANKVIKRLFEGPAESLDIVPVVGMPGLGKTTLARKIYNDSKLSYEFFSIIWVYIGQSYKIKDIFLNILKFFTKRIEDHLNDDVDTLANVISVYMSKGGRCFIVLDDVWEAIVIDYVKKVFPENKKGHRIMMTTRDVYLATYANPDPHDLKFLTPQESFELLVKRVFGNGSCPDELVGLGEKIAGSCDGVPLAVVVIAGALRGRPNKSDWQRVQKNVAQHLYKNSQESCLKFVQMSYDRLPQEVQTCFLYCGIFPRGFDIASWKLIRMWIAEGLIKPQQTYTLEEIAELHLNDLVNRNLLILMQKRSDGQIKACRLHDMLHEFCRKEATNKWLFHEICKTPDNVIPSIQDQDTSRRLCSEPSVLYDFLSTRPFAEHVRSFYCFSSKQKQIELSPNDIKLIHKAFPLIRVLDVESLKFLFSKDFNQLFHLRYIAISGDFKSLPPTFGKFWNLQTLILNTSTSEPTIDVKAEIWNMLQLRHLHTNIPAKLPSPTTTTGKASCLQTLSMVSPESCKKDVLAKACNLKKLGIRGQMAVFLETRGGISNLEELKCLEHLKLLNDALYMNKSLHLPPAFFRLVRTVKKLTLANTKFPWSEADRLGQLESLEVLKLKENAFMGDTWRPEVGGFSQLQVLWIERAELETWEASNLCFPILSHLVLVSCDKLNAVPLELADIPNLHEMKLDNTSKAVKSAKEILERKTSKNIKFKFSMFPPETESKATQ